A DNA window from Pogona vitticeps strain Pit_001003342236 chromosome 2, PviZW2.1, whole genome shotgun sequence contains the following coding sequences:
- the CKS2 gene encoding cyclin-dependent kinases regulatory subunit 2: protein MAHKQIYYSDKYFDENYEYRHVMLPRELSKQVPKTHLMTEEEWRRLGVQQSLGWVHYMIHEPEPHILLFRRPLPKGQQK, encoded by the exons ATGGCCCACAAGCAGATCTATTATTCGGACAAATACTTCGACGAGAACTACGAATACCG acATGTGATGTTGCCAAGAGAGCTCTCAAAGCAAGTACCAAAAACTCATTTAATGACTGAAGAAGAATGGAGAAGGCTTGGTGTTCAGCAGAGCCTTGGCTGGGTCCACTATATGATTCATGAACCAG AACCACATATCCTCCTCTTTAGAAGACCACTTCCAAAAGGACAGCAGAAATGA